In Flavobacterium sp. CBA20B-1, one DNA window encodes the following:
- a CDS encoding aspartate-semialdehyde dehydrogenase, whose translation MRVAVVGATGMVGEVMLNVLAERNFPVTELIPVASEKSVGKEIAFKDKKYKVVNLQTAVEMKPDVALFSAGGETSLEWAPKFAEAGTTVVDNSSAWRMDPTKKLVVPEINADVLTKTDKIIANPNCSTIQLVMALAPLHKEYKIKRVVVSTYQSITGTGVKAVQQLENEYKGEKGEMAYKYQIHRNAIPHCDSFLDNGYTKEEMKLTNETKKIMGDDSIKVTATAVRIPVVGGHSEAVNIEFENDFDVNKVRALLQNTPGLMVQDNLDTFTYPMPLYAQNKNEVFVGRIRRDESQANTLNMWIVADNLRKGAATNTIQIAEYLLENKLIG comes from the coding sequence ATGAGAGTAGCTGTAGTTGGCGCAACCGGTATGGTTGGCGAGGTAATGCTGAATGTGTTGGCAGAACGTAATTTTCCTGTAACTGAATTAATTCCGGTAGCATCAGAAAAATCGGTTGGCAAGGAAATAGCTTTTAAAGATAAGAAATATAAGGTGGTGAATTTGCAAACAGCCGTTGAAATGAAACCCGATGTGGCGTTGTTTTCGGCAGGTGGAGAAACATCGTTGGAATGGGCACCAAAGTTTGCCGAAGCGGGCACAACTGTTGTTGATAATTCATCGGCTTGGAGAATGGATCCTACCAAAAAACTGGTTGTTCCAGAAATCAATGCAGATGTGTTGACAAAAACCGATAAAATCATTGCCAACCCAAACTGTTCAACCATTCAATTGGTAATGGCATTGGCTCCGTTGCATAAAGAATACAAAATTAAGCGTGTGGTTGTATCAACCTATCAGTCGATTACCGGAACGGGCGTAAAGGCGGTTCAGCAGCTAGAGAATGAATACAAAGGTGAAAAAGGCGAAATGGCTTATAAATACCAAATTCATCGAAATGCGATTCCTCATTGCGATAGTTTCTTGGATAACGGTTACACCAAAGAAGAAATGAAGCTGACCAACGAAACCAAAAAAATCATGGGCGACGACAGTATTAAGGTTACGGCTACGGCAGTTCGTATTCCGGTTGTTGGCGGGCACAGTGAAGCAGTGAATATTGAGTTTGAAAACGATTTTGATGTAAATAAAGTTCGTGCTTTACTGCAAAACACCCCGGGACTTATGGTACAAGATAATCTAGACACCTTTACTTATCCAATGCCTTTGTACGCGCAAAATAAAAACGAGGTTTTTGTAGGAAGAATCCGACGAGATGAAAGCCAAGCAAACACTTTAAATATGTGGATTGTTGCGGATAATTTACGAAAAGGTGCAGCAACCAATACCATACAAATTGCTGAATATTTGTTAGAAAACAAATTAATAGGTTAA
- the recJ gene encoding single-stranded-DNA-specific exonuclease RecJ — MRWSLKQNPDSQIIQHLKSTLNVSALIATLLTQRGVDSFEKAKKFFRPNLADLYNPYLMKDMDKAVERIEKAIATNERILVFGDYDVDGTTAVALMSSYLKSFYPDVDTYIPDRYAEGYGISNQGIDYAEDNGITLIIALDCGIKSIDKIEYATQKGIDFVICDHHLPGDDVPNAVAVLDPKQKNCNYPFKELCGCGVGFKLIQALAANRGETIEDLIPYLDLVATAIAADIVPIVDENRILAYFGLQVINSNPRPGILAMKKQFAIKEFTITDVVFKIAPRINAAGRINHGKYAVRLLTEFNLDEAIECAKEIDEFNQSRRVLDQQITEDALQQITENNEEQASSSVVYHESWHKGVIGIVASRLIETYYRPTLVFTKSGDYLAASARSVKGFDVYEALEKCSEHIVQFGGHMYAAGLTIKVSEYENFKAKFEEVVKSSITIEQKSEEIEIDAIVDFNEFDEKTLRILKQFEPHGPGNMTPVFFTSNVFDTGNAQCIGKNNEHLRMFVKQNHTQAFPAIAFKKGDMIDAIRNLKLMNMVYSLSENHWKDKIFVQLQLKDIKTQ; from the coding sequence ATGCGTTGGTCGTTAAAGCAAAATCCCGATTCTCAAATAATTCAGCATTTAAAATCCACATTAAATGTAAGTGCGCTTATTGCTACTTTGTTGACGCAGCGAGGTGTGGACTCTTTTGAAAAGGCCAAAAAATTTTTCCGACCAAACTTGGCAGATTTGTACAATCCGTATTTAATGAAAGATATGGATAAAGCCGTGGAGCGAATTGAAAAAGCCATTGCAACCAACGAACGTATTTTGGTTTTTGGTGATTATGATGTGGATGGAACTACGGCGGTTGCATTGATGTCTTCATATCTGAAAAGTTTTTATCCCGATGTGGACACCTACATTCCCGACCGTTATGCCGAAGGTTACGGAATATCAAACCAAGGAATCGATTATGCCGAAGACAATGGAATTACACTGATTATTGCTTTGGATTGTGGTATAAAATCAATCGATAAGATAGAATATGCCACCCAAAAAGGGATTGATTTTGTAATCTGTGACCACCATTTGCCCGGCGATGATGTTCCAAATGCGGTTGCTGTTTTAGATCCCAAACAAAAAAATTGCAATTATCCGTTTAAGGAATTGTGCGGTTGTGGTGTGGGTTTTAAATTGATACAGGCTTTGGCGGCAAACCGAGGCGAAACCATCGAAGATTTAATTCCGTATCTAGATTTGGTGGCAACAGCCATTGCAGCCGATATTGTGCCTATTGTAGATGAAAACCGAATTTTGGCTTATTTTGGTTTGCAGGTGATCAACAGCAATCCTCGACCGGGAATTTTGGCAATGAAAAAACAATTTGCCATTAAGGAATTCACCATAACCGATGTGGTTTTTAAAATTGCTCCGAGAATTAATGCTGCCGGACGCATCAATCATGGGAAATATGCGGTTCGATTACTGACCGAATTTAATTTGGATGAAGCTATTGAATGTGCTAAAGAAATAGACGAGTTTAATCAAAGTAGAAGGGTTTTAGACCAACAAATCACAGAAGATGCCTTGCAACAGATTACTGAAAACAACGAAGAACAGGCTTCGTCATCGGTTGTGTATCATGAAAGTTGGCACAAAGGTGTGATTGGTATTGTGGCTTCCCGTTTGATTGAAACCTATTATCGTCCTACGTTGGTTTTTACAAAAAGTGGCGATTATCTGGCGGCTTCGGCTCGATCTGTTAAGGGTTTTGATGTGTATGAAGCATTAGAAAAATGTTCGGAACATATTGTTCAATTTGGTGGGCACATGTATGCAGCGGGTTTAACGATTAAAGTTTCTGAATACGAAAATTTCAAGGCGAAGTTTGAAGAAGTTGTGAAATCAAGTATCACAATCGAACAAAAATCAGAAGAAATTGAGATTGATGCCATAGTTGATTTTAACGAATTTGACGAAAAAACGCTCCGTATTTTGAAACAGTTTGAGCCGCATGGTCCAGGAAACATGACGCCTGTCTTTTTTACATCGAATGTTTTTGATACAGGAAATGCGCAATGTATCGGTAAAAATAACGAGCATTTACGAATGTTTGTAAAGCAAAATCACACCCAAGCTTTTCCTGCAATTGCCTTTAAAAAAGGAGATATGATTGATGCCATTCGCAATTTAAAATTGATGAATATGGTGTATTCTTTATCGGAAAACCATTGGAAAGATAAAATTTTTGTTCAATTGCAACTAAAAGATATTAAAACCCAATAA
- a CDS encoding DUF3050 domain-containing protein has protein sequence MNAIASVNKAIEPLKKELIHHSLYKKITTIPHLQLFMQTHVYAVWDFMSLLKALQSQLTCTSSPWFASSNPQARYLINEIVLAEESDLSLDGKRLSHFEMYVQAMKKSGTDTESLDLFLNNVQSTDVFSAIKKSNLHDHVKAFLEFTFQVIENGKSHEIAAAFTFGREDLIPTMFHHLLKELKEQFPEVDLSELIYYFERHIELDADEHGPMAFEMIDFLCGTNEKKWQEVEQIAKIALQKRILLWNAIEEMIEKSS, from the coding sequence ATGAACGCAATTGCATCAGTAAATAAAGCTATTGAGCCTTTAAAGAAGGAGTTAATTCATCATTCGTTATACAAAAAAATCACAACCATTCCGCATTTGCAACTTTTTATGCAAACACATGTGTATGCTGTGTGGGATTTTATGTCGCTTTTAAAAGCACTGCAATCGCAGCTCACCTGCACGTCCAGTCCTTGGTTTGCATCGTCTAATCCGCAAGCCCGCTACTTAATCAATGAGATTGTATTGGCCGAAGAATCGGATCTTTCATTAGACGGAAAACGATTAAGTCATTTTGAAATGTATGTGCAAGCAATGAAGAAAAGCGGTACAGATACAGAAAGTTTGGATTTGTTTTTAAATAACGTGCAATCAACCGATGTGTTTTCTGCTATTAAAAAAAGTAATTTGCACGATCATGTTAAAGCTTTTTTAGAGTTTACCTTTCAGGTGATAGAAAATGGTAAATCACACGAAATTGCAGCTGCTTTCACCTTTGGCAGAGAAGATTTAATTCCTACTATGTTTCATCATTTATTAAAAGAATTAAAAGAACAATTTCCGGAGGTGGATTTATCAGAATTGATTTATTATTTTGAAAGACATATAGAGCTCGATGCTGATGAACACGGACCAATGGCTTTTGAAATGATTGATTTTTTGTGTGGAACCAACGAAAAAAAATGGCAAGAAGTAGAGCAGATTGCCAAAATTGCATTGCAGAAACGAATATTATTATGGAATGCAATCGAAGAAATGATAGAAAAATCGTCTTAG
- a CDS encoding MarR family winged helix-turn-helix transcriptional regulator → MNYTLLRDVINLLEEFEKNGKHTKNDLSGFRDWLAGNIVGETSLEDVQWEGKEKGRSAESVINTLIVHLSRYAKTYSKAAIHNSEFSTQEDFIYLINLNAFGAMSKMQLIKKNIQDKPTGMQIINRLIDKGWVIQEDSEIDKRSKIIQISNKGKEALDAQMDKIRVASQIVTGNLDDNEKADLIRLLNKLDHFHQPIFQQNYDSSELLERVTEKYLSA, encoded by the coding sequence ATGAATTACACATTATTAAGAGACGTAATCAACCTACTGGAAGAGTTTGAAAAAAACGGCAAACATACAAAAAATGACCTGTCAGGTTTTAGAGATTGGCTTGCAGGAAATATTGTTGGTGAAACTTCGTTAGAAGATGTTCAGTGGGAAGGAAAAGAGAAAGGGCGCAGTGCAGAAAGCGTAATAAACACGCTAATTGTGCATTTAAGCAGGTATGCAAAAACCTATTCAAAGGCAGCAATTCACAATTCAGAATTTTCTACGCAAGAAGATTTTATATATTTAATTAACTTGAATGCTTTTGGAGCAATGAGCAAAATGCAGTTGATTAAAAAAAATATTCAAGATAAGCCAACGGGCATGCAAATTATTAATCGATTGATTGATAAAGGATGGGTAATACAAGAAGACTCTGAAATAGACAAACGCAGTAAAATTATTCAGATTTCCAACAAAGGAAAAGAGGCTTTGGATGCGCAAATGGATAAAATTCGTGTGGCCTCCCAAATTGTTACAGGAAATTTGGATGACAACGAAAAAGCAGACCTTATTCGATTGTTGAATAAGTTGGATCATTTTCATCAACCTATTTTCCAACAAAATTACGACAGTTCGGAACTGTTAGAACGTGTAACCGAAAAGTATTTATCCGCATAA
- a CDS encoding phytoene desaturase family protein, which yields MSKRIAIIGAGFSGLSAAAYAAKAGNEVHVFEKHDQPGGRARQFTTDNGYTFDMGPSWYWMPDIIENFFSDFGYRTSDFYQLIALNPQFEMIFDDGNVAIPENYEEMKVLFEQLEPGAADKLDHFMKAARYKYEVGMQEFVNKPCHSWWEFVSPKIAGSALKLNLLSNFRSYVAKYFKHPKLRALMEFPVIFLGASPKNIPALYSLMNYGGYALGTWYPLGGFYQLVLAMQKVAEAQGAKFHFNQNVERIITEENQAIGLKVNDDFIDFDTIIASSDYHHTESLLKNEEKNYNEDYWKQRIFAPSCLIYYLGLKRRVPNLKHHTLFFEHDLDAHIDTIYKNKSWPEKPLFYACCPSKTDSNVAPEGHENIFLLMPLATGIADDEQTRERYFKEMMTRLEKHTGTKDLINDIDYKRSYCVSDFVQDYNAYQGNAYGLANTLNQTAVLKPAIQNKKIKNLLYTGQLTVPGPGVPPSIISGKIVAKEAHKVKIDEIKV from the coding sequence ATGTCAAAGAGAATAGCTATTATAGGAGCCGGTTTTTCGGGGTTATCAGCTGCCGCTTATGCTGCAAAAGCGGGTAATGAGGTGCATGTTTTCGAAAAGCATGACCAACCAGGCGGGCGAGCGCGACAGTTCACTACCGATAATGGTTATACCTTTGATATGGGACCAAGCTGGTATTGGATGCCGGATATCATTGAAAATTTCTTTAGTGATTTTGGTTATCGCACTTCCGATTTTTATCAACTAATTGCCCTAAACCCGCAATTCGAAATGATTTTTGACGATGGTAACGTAGCCATTCCTGAAAATTATGAAGAAATGAAGGTTCTGTTTGAACAGTTAGAACCGGGGGCTGCGGATAAATTGGATCATTTTATGAAAGCTGCCCGCTACAAATATGAAGTGGGTATGCAAGAATTCGTTAATAAACCTTGCCACAGCTGGTGGGAATTTGTTTCGCCTAAAATTGCAGGCAGCGCACTGAAACTTAACTTGCTGAGTAATTTTCGTTCCTATGTAGCGAAATATTTTAAGCACCCGAAGTTGCGTGCTTTAATGGAATTTCCGGTAATTTTCCTCGGTGCATCTCCCAAAAACATACCTGCTTTGTACAGCCTTATGAATTACGGTGGGTATGCATTAGGAACATGGTATCCGTTGGGTGGGTTTTATCAATTGGTATTGGCAATGCAAAAAGTAGCAGAGGCGCAGGGTGCAAAGTTTCATTTTAATCAAAATGTAGAGCGAATAATCACCGAAGAAAATCAAGCAATTGGTTTAAAGGTAAACGATGATTTTATTGATTTTGATACCATCATAGCTTCGTCTGACTACCACCATACAGAGTCTTTATTGAAAAACGAAGAAAAAAATTACAATGAAGATTATTGGAAACAACGCATTTTTGCTCCATCTTGTTTAATTTATTACTTGGGATTAAAGAGAAGAGTTCCGAATTTAAAACACCATACCTTGTTTTTTGAACATGATTTGGATGCACATATCGATACCATTTACAAAAATAAAAGTTGGCCTGAAAAACCGCTGTTTTATGCATGTTGTCCGTCTAAAACCGATTCAAATGTTGCGCCCGAAGGGCACGAAAATATTTTTTTGCTAATGCCTTTAGCAACAGGTATTGCCGATGATGAACAAACAAGAGAGCGCTATTTTAAAGAAATGATGACTCGCTTGGAAAAACATACCGGTACAAAAGATTTAATAAACGATATCGATTACAAACGCAGTTACTGTGTAAGTGATTTTGTGCAAGATTACAACGCCTACCAAGGCAATGCCTACGGATTGGCAAATACGCTGAACCAAACCGCTGTTTTAAAACCGGCTATACAAAACAAAAAAATAAAGAATTTACTATACACCGGGCAATTAACCGTTCCGGGTCCAGGTGTGCCACCATCTATTATATCAGGAAAAATTGTGGCAAAAGAAGCGCATAAAGTGAAGATTGACGAAATAAAAGTCTAA
- a CDS encoding phytoene/squalene synthase family protein → MKKLFDELSQHVSKATTQKYSTSFSLGILALHPSIRPAIYGIYGFVRLADEIVDSFHDYDKAVLLKRLTEQTYQALDERIALNPILQSFQEAVHKYAIDRSLIDQFLHSMEMDLNKIDYNSDLYKEYILGSAEVVGLMCLKVFTEGKQNQYEELKPYAMKLGSAFQKVNFLRDLKDDYHVLGRTYFPNIEMNVFDNRIKAQIEAEIAAEFKEALVGIKKLPAASKFGVYLAYRYYLCLFNKIKKSSAERILKERVRVHNGQKLGLAMTSYLQYKITAL, encoded by the coding sequence ATGAAAAAACTCTTTGACGAATTATCGCAACATGTAAGCAAAGCTACTACGCAAAAGTACAGCACCAGCTTTTCATTGGGCATTTTGGCATTGCACCCTTCCATTCGCCCTGCTATTTATGGTATTTACGGATTTGTTCGTTTGGCCGATGAAATTGTGGACAGTTTTCACGATTATGACAAGGCGGTTTTGTTGAAAAGACTTACCGAGCAAACCTATCAAGCTTTAGATGAGCGTATTGCATTAAACCCTATTTTGCAATCATTTCAAGAAGCGGTGCACAAATATGCTATTGATCGCAGTTTAATTGATCAATTTTTGCATAGTATGGAAATGGATTTAAACAAAATAGATTACAATTCCGACTTGTATAAAGAATATATCTTAGGCTCGGCCGAAGTAGTAGGACTTATGTGCCTGAAAGTGTTCACAGAAGGCAAGCAAAATCAATACGAAGAATTGAAGCCTTATGCCATGAAATTGGGATCGGCGTTTCAAAAAGTGAATTTCTTAAGAGATTTAAAGGATGATTATCATGTTTTGGGCAGAACCTATTTCCCTAATATTGAAATGAATGTGTTCGACAACCGTATTAAGGCACAAATTGAAGCCGAAATTGCTGCAGAATTTAAAGAAGCTTTGGTAGGAATTAAAAAGTTGCCTGCAGCATCAAAATTTGGAGTGTATTTGGCATACAGATATTATTTGTGTTTGTTCAACAAAATTAAAAAAAGCTCCGCAGAACGCATTTTAAAAGAAAGAGTACGTGTGCATAACGGACAAAAATTAGGGCTTGCAATGACCAGTTACCTGCAATATAAAATTACTGCCTTATGA